CGTCTTCGAGCTGTTCCCCATCGCGTTCGGCTTCTACATCAGCCTGTGCGACTGGCGGCTCGGCTGTCAGGCCATCATCGGCGCGGACAACTACCTGCGCGGCCTGCAAGACGCCGCGATGTGGAACTCGCTGCTGGTGACGGCGACCTACTCCATCATCACGGTGCCGGTGCAGCTTGGCCTCGGCTTCCTGATCGCCGTGTTCCTCTTCCAGCGCACGCGGGGCCACGAGCTGTTCCGGATGATGATGTTCCTGCCGTACATCACCTCGACGGTGGCCTCGGCGGCGGTCTGGAGCTACATCTACAGCCCGGACAGCGGACTGCTGAACACGGCGCTGCGGGCCATTGGCTTCAGCGGCCTGCGCTGGCTCGGGGAGCCGGCCGGCGTGTTCGCGCTGATCGCGCAGCAGTTCGGGATGACGTTGCCCGGCTGGGCGCACGGCCCGAGCCTCGCGCTCGTCTCGGTCTCGCTCTACACCACCTGGGTTTTCATCGGCTACGACATCACGATCTTCCTGGCCGGCCTGGTCAACATCAACGGCGAGCTGTACGAAGCGGCCAAAGTGGACGGGGCCAGAGGCTGGAATCTCCTGCGGCATATCACCGTCCCGCTGATGTCCCCCACCATCTTCTTCCTGCTGATCGTCACCGTGATCGGCACCTTCAAAGCGTTCAACCACATCTTCGTGATGACGGGCGGCGGCCCGAGTGACTCCACCCAGACCGCCAGCATCTTGATCTTCCAGCAGTTGTATGCGTTCAATCGGTACGGCTACGCGGCGGCGCTCTCGTTCATCCTCTTCACGGTGATCCTGGCGCTGACGCTCACCCAGAACTACGTGGCCGGCCGGCGAGTGGTCTACGAATGATCGAGGCCGCCGAGCGCACCGCCCCCCGCCACCCGAGCCGTCCCACGAAGCTGACGGCTGGCGGCGTGGCGATCCAGGCGGTGATCGTGGTGGCGGCGGTGCTGGCGGTGGTGCCGTTCCTCTTCATGGTGATGACGGCGCTGAAGTCGTACGCCAGCGTCATCAACAACGTCATCTGGCCGTGGCCGCCGCTCGGCGGC
This sequence is a window from Chloroflexota bacterium. Protein-coding genes within it:
- a CDS encoding sugar ABC transporter permease, producing the protein MDVTSQAGQIDAAGAATAQPQPIPGLRRLVSRKVRERALGYTLLAPALIIISVFELFPIAFGFYISLCDWRLGCQAIIGADNYLRGLQDAAMWNSLLVTATYSIITVPVQLGLGFLIAVFLFQRTRGHELFRMMMFLPYITSTVASAAVWSYIYSPDSGLLNTALRAIGFSGLRWLGEPAGVFALIAQQFGMTLPGWAHGPSLALVSVSLYTTWVFIGYDITIFLAGLVNINGELYEAAKVDGARGWNLLRHITVPLMSPTIFFLLIVTVIGTFKAFNHIFVMTGGGPSDSTQTASILIFQQLYAFNRYGYAAALSFILFTVILALTLTQNYVAGRRVVYE